The following coding sequences lie in one Oncorhynchus kisutch isolate 150728-3 linkage group LG3, Okis_V2, whole genome shotgun sequence genomic window:
- the LOC116358145 gene encoding uncharacterized protein LOC116358145: MVKVPKAGRGVPLSNSRASTVLRGSYFCLDRSQFDHLLQKVGARITQMDNNYRESISPVERLAICLRFLATGDSYRTIGFSFRVGRSTVAGIVPSVAQAIWDCLVGEYMPVPKEEDWRTIAAEFLERWNFPNCLGSIDGKHVVIQAPPCSGSQFYNYKDTYSVVLLAVVDAIYCFRVVDVRAYGKGSDGVTLRDCLWPGTSGWHPGYSTTCITPWG, translated from the exons ATGGTTAAAGTCCCGAAAGCAGGCAGGGGAGTTCCACTGTCTAATTCAAGAGCTTCGACTGTTTTGAGAGGAAGTTACTTTTGTCTGGACCGAAGCCAGTTCGATCACCTGCTCCAGAAggttggagccaggatcacccagATGGATAACAACTACCGGGAGTCCATCAGCCCAGTTGAACGCCTGGCGATTTGTCTCCG attcttggcGACAGGGGACTCCTACAGGACCATAGGATTCAGCTTCCGAGTTGGACGGTCCACGGTGGCAGGCATTGTCCCCTCTGTGGCACAAGCCATTTGGGACTGTCTGGTTGGTGAATACATGCCTGTCCCTAAGGAGGAAGACTGGAGGACCATCGCTGCTGAGTTCCTGGAGAGGTGGAATTTCCCCAATTGTCTTGGCTCCATTGACGGGAAACATGTAGTAATCCAGGCTCCACCGTGCTCAGGTTCGCAGTTCTACAACTACAAGGATACATATTCAGTTGTACTCTTGGCTGTAGTAGATGCCATCTACTGTTTCCGTGTTGTCGATGTTCGTGCTTACGGCAAGGGAAGTGATGGCGTGACCCTCCGAGACTGCCTTTGGCCAGGCACTTCAGGATGGCACCCTGGATATTCCACCACCTGCATCACTCCCTGGGGCTGA